The Erythrobacter aurantius genome includes a window with the following:
- a CDS encoding SDR family oxidoreductase, which translates to MDFGLAGRVAIVTGGTRGLGRAISTALAQQGCVVIACARSEPESLPEGVEFAALDVRDPDAVAEFVETVAARHGRLDIIVNNAGGSPPSDAATASPRFAEAITRLNLLAPYYLSRAAFPLLEKSPGAAIVNIASVSGIRPSPGTSIYGAAKAGLLSLTKSLAQEWGPKSIRVNAIIVGLAETETSADTYGSEATRAKVGQSLPLGRMATGDDVARAVLYLVSDASEYVSGAWLNVDGGGERPLFLDIVKGG; encoded by the coding sequence TTGGATTTCGGCCTTGCCGGACGTGTGGCGATTGTCACCGGGGGGACCCGCGGGTTGGGTCGTGCGATCAGCACGGCGCTGGCGCAGCAGGGTTGCGTCGTCATCGCCTGCGCCCGTAGCGAGCCGGAAAGCCTGCCCGAAGGGGTTGAATTCGCCGCGCTTGACGTGCGCGATCCCGATGCCGTTGCGGAATTTGTCGAAACGGTGGCTGCCCGCCACGGGCGGCTCGACATCATCGTCAACAATGCAGGCGGATCTCCGCCGAGCGATGCGGCCACGGCCAGCCCGAGGTTTGCCGAGGCGATTACACGTCTGAACCTGCTCGCGCCCTATTACCTGTCGCGCGCGGCCTTTCCCCTTCTGGAAAAGTCGCCGGGTGCGGCAATCGTGAACATCGCCAGCGTTTCCGGCATTCGCCCGTCGCCCGGCACTTCGATCTATGGCGCGGCCAAGGCTGGGCTGTTGAGTCTGACAAAGAGCCTTGCGCAGGAATGGGGGCCGAAATCCATCCGCGTGAACGCGATTATCGTCGGCCTGGCTGAAACCGAGACCTCGGCGGATACCTATGGCAGCGAAGCGACGCGGGCCAAGGTCGGTCAGTCCTTGCCGCTGGGGCGCATGGCGACCGGTGACGATGTTGCGCGCGCGGTTCTTTATCTGGTGTCGGACGCATCCGAATATGTGTCGGGCGCATGGCTCAACGTTGATGGGGGCGGCGAACGGCCCCTGTTTCTCGATATTGTGAAGGGAGGGTAG
- a CDS encoding acyl-CoA dehydrogenase family protein, protein MATVAQMHGQAGDTPTHEELVKRARAMIPTLKSRAKQCIADRNVPAETIAEFKEAGFFKILQPKKFGGYEMHPNVFFDVQKLLAEGCMSTGWMFGVVGCHPYELALFDEQAQLEVWGSDTDVIVSSTYQPVGKVERTEGGFYLSGHWGFSTGSVHCDWVLLGALVPPEEEGGMPDMRTFLLPRADYTIDEDEWHVFGLQGTGSHGITVNRAFVPEYRTHRAIDGFLCQNPGQAVNEGPLFTLPWAQVFVRSVSTAAFGGARAAINAAMKIMEDRISTNTGKASKDDPMLHAAISAAHAQSLEMELTLERTFEDLLQIAERGEAIPMEKRALYAYQSSTVVRRLARLVDDMVELLGGRAIYMTSEIIQPWLDLKAARAHVANDPNNRTKDVVGTMLGQPPVFTFM, encoded by the coding sequence ATGGCAACGGTTGCGCAGATGCATGGTCAGGCAGGTGACACGCCCACGCATGAGGAACTCGTCAAGCGCGCACGCGCGATGATCCCGACGCTGAAATCGCGGGCAAAGCAATGCATCGCCGATCGCAACGTGCCGGCTGAAACCATCGCCGAGTTCAAGGAGGCGGGTTTCTTCAAGATCCTGCAGCCCAAGAAGTTTGGCGGGTATGAAATGCACCCCAATGTCTTCTTCGACGTGCAGAAGCTTCTCGCCGAAGGCTGCATGTCGACCGGCTGGATGTTCGGCGTGGTCGGCTGCCACCCTTACGAACTGGCCCTGTTCGACGAACAGGCGCAGCTTGAGGTGTGGGGTAGCGATACGGACGTCATCGTTTCCTCGACCTATCAGCCCGTGGGCAAGGTGGAGCGCACCGAAGGCGGCTTCTACCTTTCGGGCCACTGGGGCTTTTCTACCGGCTCGGTGCATTGCGACTGGGTGCTGCTGGGTGCGCTGGTTCCGCCCGAGGAAGAAGGCGGCATGCCCGACATGCGCACTTTCCTGCTCCCGCGTGCCGACTACACCATCGACGAAGACGAATGGCATGTGTTCGGGCTTCAGGGCACCGGCAGCCACGGCATCACCGTGAACCGGGCATTCGTCCCCGAATATCGCACGCACCGCGCGATTGACGGCTTCCTGTGCCAGAACCCCGGTCAGGCGGTGAACGAAGGGCCGCTTTTCACCCTTCCCTGGGCGCAGGTTTTCGTGCGTTCGGTCAGCACCGCCGCGTTCGGCGGGGCGCGCGCGGCCATCAACGCTGCGATGAAGATCATGGAAGATCGCATCTCCACCAACACCGGGAAGGCGTCGAAGGACGATCCCATGCTGCATGCCGCGATTTCCGCTGCGCACGCACAGTCGCTGGAAATGGAGCTGACGCTGGAGCGGACTTTCGAAGACCTGCTGCAGATTGCCGAGCGCGGCGAAGCGATCCCGATGGAGAAGCGCGCTCTGTATGCATACCAGTCTTCCACCGTCGTGCGCCGCCTTGCGCGGCTGGTCGATGACATGGTCGAACTGCTTGGCGGCCGCGCAATCTACATGACCAGCGAAATCATCCAGCCCTGGCTCGATCTGAAGGCGGCGCGCGCGCATGTCGCGAACGATCCGAACAACCGGACCAAGGATGTCGTCGGCACCATGCTGGGCCAACCTCCCGTCTTCACCTTCATGTAA
- a CDS encoding alpha/beta fold hydrolase — protein sequence MGELASHRYSVAGGHEIHLAETGSGEAVVFLHGSGPGASGASNFRGNIAAFVDAGYRVILPDLIGYGASSKPEDIDYTLDLFVDTVFDALRQHGVERAHLVGNSLGGGIAIQIALNNPDFVRSLVLMAPGCIAEQMSYFTMPGIAKMKSSFGSPAFNLDEQRKLVANLLHPDWADRIPDALVAERFEVARTQPKDVLARMKTPNLGPRIGDLDCPIFVLWGLDDEFCPAAHGQMFLDAGKNARLLTFARTGHWVQVERESEFNAYATGFLNEYS from the coding sequence ATGGGAGAGCTTGCTTCACACCGCTACAGCGTTGCCGGTGGCCATGAAATCCACCTTGCCGAAACCGGCTCGGGCGAAGCTGTCGTGTTCCTGCACGGCAGCGGACCGGGCGCTTCGGGCGCTTCGAACTTTCGCGGCAACATCGCCGCCTTTGTCGATGCCGGTTACCGGGTCATCCTGCCTGACCTGATCGGCTATGGTGCTTCGTCAAAGCCTGAGGACATCGACTATACGCTAGACCTGTTTGTTGACACCGTCTTCGACGCGCTGCGCCAGCACGGGGTCGAACGGGCGCATCTCGTCGGCAATTCGCTGGGCGGCGGCATCGCGATCCAGATCGCGCTCAACAATCCCGATTTCGTCCGTTCGCTGGTGCTGATGGCGCCGGGATGCATTGCCGAGCAGATGAGCTATTTCACCATGCCGGGCATTGCCAAGATGAAGTCGTCCTTCGGCTCGCCCGCATTCAATCTTGATGAACAGCGCAAGCTGGTCGCCAACCTGCTGCATCCCGATTGGGCGGATCGCATTCCCGATGCATTGGTGGCTGAACGGTTTGAAGTGGCTCGAACCCAGCCCAAGGACGTGCTCGCCCGCATGAAAACCCCCAATCTGGGCCCGCGGATCGGCGATCTGGATTGCCCGATTTTCGTCCTTTGGGGGCTCGACGACGAATTCTGCCCGGCTGCCCACGGGCAGATGTTCCTGGACGCCGGCAAGAACGCGCGGCTGCTGACCTTTGCCCGCACCGGCCATTGGGTGCAGGTGGAGCGCGAGAGCGAATTCAACGCCTATGCAACGGGATTTCTCAATGAATATTCATGA
- a CDS encoding fumarylacetoacetate hydrolase family protein — translation MNIHEKYGSELFAALRQQRTVPPLIARASALTIDDAYAISLDFLSRRRAEGERVVGKKIGVTSKAVQDMLGVHQPDFGFLTDWMYVDGDISVEQKKLIQPRAEAEIAFILRDGLKGPGVTPADVIAATQAIAPCFEIVDSRIDDWKIGIVDTVADNASCGVFILGEARADPRDHDLPNLKVTVTKNGAPLSEGLGSAVQGDPAQAVAWLANTLGEYGVTLDAGDIILSGSLVPLEPAVAGDVFEMELHGVGGCTARFV, via the coding sequence ATGAATATTCATGAGAAATACGGTTCAGAACTGTTTGCCGCCCTGCGCCAACAGCGCACGGTTCCGCCGCTGATTGCGCGCGCGTCGGCGCTGACGATCGACGATGCCTACGCCATCAGCCTCGATTTCCTCAGCCGTCGCAGGGCCGAGGGAGAGCGGGTCGTCGGCAAGAAGATCGGTGTCACCAGCAAGGCCGTGCAGGACATGCTGGGCGTGCACCAGCCCGATTTCGGGTTCCTGACGGACTGGATGTATGTCGATGGCGACATTTCGGTCGAGCAGAAGAAGCTGATCCAGCCGCGGGCTGAGGCGGAAATCGCCTTCATCCTGCGCGACGGGCTGAAAGGGCCGGGCGTCACCCCGGCTGACGTGATCGCAGCGACACAGGCCATCGCGCCCTGTTTCGAGATTGTCGACAGCCGGATCGACGACTGGAAGATCGGGATTGTCGACACCGTGGCGGACAATGCCAGTTGCGGGGTCTTCATCCTTGGGGAAGCGCGCGCCGATCCGCGCGATCATGATCTGCCCAACCTCAAGGTGACGGTGACGAAAAACGGCGCGCCGCTGTCCGAAGGGCTGGGTTCCGCCGTTCAGGGCGATCCGGCGCAGGCAGTGGCGTGGCTCGCCAACACGCTGGGCGAATACGGCGTCACGCTGGATGCGGGCGACATCATCCTGTCGGGTTCGCTCGTCCCGCTCGAACCGGCGGTGGCGGGCGACGTGTTCGAAATGGAATTGCATGGAGTGGGCGGATGCACCGCCCGCTTCGTCTGA